From Achromobacter spanius, a single genomic window includes:
- the malQ gene encoding 4-alpha-glucanotransferase gives MKRSKPEPDGLSALALDAGIAEHWSDARQRPQQVSPDTLRALLAAMDLPAATASDIEDSRRRLAEQAADALPPMLVTRCNARTVLPKTARGPYRILCESGRILDGHIQAGADRVPFMIAPDEPGYHRLLLTSAEATLAVAPQKAPSLADLTGVTGPRCWGLAAQVYSLRQDARAAVPRTHGFGDFGALRELAVAAAEQGADMLAISPVHAMYTAQPERSSPYSPSNRLFLNVLFAAPASVLGQDAMVRALSGVAPAELNALDGLDLIDWPAAAAIRLRLLRALHAEFASSGAASQRTRYAQFCVDRGQALRDHAIFETLHAAHRAPDGKIPPWQKWPAALRDPASSQVRRFAQDHALEVDFHQFAQWLAAENLAAAHTAGREAGMRLGLLADLAVGASPDGSHAWSRQADLMRGMSVGAPPDIYNPLGQGWGLTAFSPRALHTNGYAAFIEMLRAVLAHTGGVRIDHILGMARLWLVPQGASPADGAYLRYPLDEILALIALEAWRHRACAIGENLGTVPEGFDDRLNDNGVLGMNVLWFMRQAVDAPPVADAAEAVAEGADASGARAAAGFTPPAEWPENAAAMTTTHDLPTLRGWWEERDIDWRVKLHLLGDDDDEQSLRAARAQDRQALTRALDPKAETPPGQAPVPELLRFVSSSPCPLLLVPMEDVAGVLDQPNLPGTIDTHPNWRQRLPLSIRATFADPAAQARLDAARAGRRQS, from the coding sequence ATGAAGCGCTCCAAGCCCGAGCCGGACGGCTTATCCGCATTGGCTCTGGATGCCGGCATCGCGGAACATTGGTCGGACGCGCGCCAGCGGCCGCAACAGGTGTCGCCCGACACGTTGCGCGCGCTGCTGGCGGCCATGGACCTGCCGGCCGCCACGGCGAGCGATATCGAGGACAGCCGCCGCCGGCTGGCTGAACAGGCCGCCGATGCGCTGCCGCCGATGCTGGTGACGCGCTGCAACGCCCGCACCGTATTGCCCAAGACCGCGCGCGGGCCGTATCGCATCCTGTGCGAGTCCGGCCGCATCCTGGATGGCCACATCCAGGCCGGCGCCGACCGCGTGCCTTTCATGATCGCCCCCGACGAGCCCGGCTACCATCGCCTGCTGCTCACATCGGCCGAGGCCACGCTGGCGGTTGCACCGCAGAAGGCCCCGAGCCTGGCCGACCTGACCGGCGTGACCGGCCCGCGCTGCTGGGGTCTGGCCGCTCAGGTCTACAGCCTGCGCCAGGACGCGCGCGCCGCCGTGCCGCGCACGCACGGTTTCGGCGACTTCGGCGCGCTGCGCGAACTGGCGGTGGCCGCCGCCGAGCAAGGCGCGGACATGCTGGCCATCAGCCCGGTCCACGCGATGTACACGGCGCAGCCCGAGCGGTCCAGCCCGTACTCGCCGTCCAACCGCCTCTTCCTGAATGTGCTGTTTGCGGCGCCCGCCTCGGTGCTGGGCCAGGACGCCATGGTGCGCGCGCTGTCCGGCGTCGCGCCGGCCGAACTGAACGCGCTGGACGGGCTGGATCTCATCGACTGGCCGGCGGCCGCGGCGATCCGCCTGCGGTTGCTGCGCGCCCTGCATGCGGAATTTGCCAGCAGCGGCGCCGCCAGCCAGCGGACACGCTATGCGCAGTTCTGCGTAGACCGTGGCCAGGCGCTGCGCGACCACGCGATCTTCGAGACCCTGCATGCCGCGCACCGCGCACCGGACGGCAAGATCCCGCCGTGGCAGAAATGGCCGGCCGCCCTACGCGATCCGGCCTCTTCTCAAGTCAGACGCTTCGCGCAGGATCACGCGCTTGAGGTGGACTTTCATCAGTTTGCCCAATGGCTCGCGGCGGAAAACCTGGCCGCGGCACACACGGCGGGCCGCGAGGCCGGCATGCGGCTGGGCCTGCTTGCCGACCTGGCCGTGGGCGCCAGTCCGGACGGCAGCCATGCGTGGAGCCGGCAGGCCGACCTTATGCGCGGCATGTCGGTGGGCGCGCCGCCCGACATCTACAATCCGCTCGGACAGGGCTGGGGCCTCACCGCGTTTTCTCCGCGCGCGCTGCACACCAACGGCTACGCCGCATTCATCGAGATGCTGCGCGCGGTGCTGGCCCACACCGGCGGCGTGCGCATCGATCACATCCTGGGCATGGCGCGCCTGTGGCTGGTGCCGCAAGGCGCGTCGCCCGCCGACGGCGCCTATCTGCGCTACCCGCTGGACGAGATACTCGCGCTGATCGCGCTGGAGGCCTGGCGCCACCGCGCCTGCGCCATCGGCGAAAACCTGGGCACGGTGCCCGAAGGCTTCGACGACCGGTTGAACGACAACGGCGTGCTCGGCATGAACGTGCTGTGGTTCATGCGCCAGGCGGTGGACGCACCGCCGGTCGCGGATGCGGCAGAAGCCGTCGCCGAGGGCGCGGATGCCTCCGGCGCGCGGGCGGCCGCCGGCTTCACGCCGCCGGCCGAATGGCCCGAAAACGCCGCCGCCATGACCACCACCCACGATCTGCCGACCCTGCGCGGCTGGTGGGAAGAGCGCGACATCGACTGGCGCGTCAAACTGCATCTGCTGGGCGACGACGACGACGAGCAAAGCCTGCGCGCCGCCCGCGCGCAGGACCGTCAAGCGCTCACCCGCGCCCTGGATCCGAAGGCGGAAACGCCGCCCGGCCAGGCCCCGGTTCCCGAGCTGCTGCGCTTCGTGTCCTCCAGTCCCTGCCCGCTGCTGCTGGTGCCGATGGAGGACGTTGCGGGCGTGCTGGATCAACCGAACCTGCCCGGCACCATCGACACCCATCCCAACTGGCGCCAGCGTTTGCCGTTGAGCATCCGCGCGACCTTCGCAGACCCCGCCGCGCAGGCCCGTCTGGATGCCGCGCGCGCCGGAAGGAGACAATCTTGA
- the glgB gene encoding 1,4-alpha-glucan branching protein GlgB, with protein sequence MSGAHASFPSADLAEGHIDPQELTALAHGLHDNPFGVLGPHDGWLRVFVPGASAVEALDPDGDRTALTEQAQGLFIGRVPYAQAGDGASYRVAIQWPAAEQTTADPYAFGALLDDGTLQRLAQGAWHEAGEALGAHLVEVDGVTGLRCAVWAPNARRVAVAGDFNGWDARRHGMRLRHAAGVWEIFIPGVRPGERYKFAITDRNGNQFMKADPMARRSEMAPATASIVDDPAPYTWTDDDWMQGRGARQSPDAPVSIYEVHAGSWAGCESGVCGWDQLADKLPGYARAMGFTHLELMPIMEHPFGGSWGYQPLGMFAPTARYGPPEAFARFIDRCHAAGIGVILDWVPAHFPDDAHGLAAFDGTSLYEYEDPREGYHPDWHTMVYNLGRNEVKAFMIASAMHWLRRFHIDGLRVDAVASMLYRDYSRQPGEWIPNRYGGRENLEAVQFLQELNDTVRAEVPDAIMVAEESTAWPGVTAPVSEGGLGFHYKWNMGWMHDTLRYLSQDPIHRRYHHHDITFGMVYAFSERFILPLSHDEVVHGKGSLLGKMPGDTQTRQANLRAYYGFMWAHPGKKLLFMGGELAQPTEWNHDATLNWNLLDNAGHLGIQRLVADLNRLYRDVPALHARDADPSGFAWTILDDQDNSVVAFIRTDGQQQVLVVSNFTPVTRHDYRIGVPRAGRWAERLNTDASHYGGSGQGNQGGTHTGDMAAHGQPQALSLTLPPLSTLFLMHEG encoded by the coding sequence ATGAGCGGAGCCCACGCCTCTTTCCCCTCTGCCGATCTGGCGGAGGGTCATATCGATCCGCAGGAACTGACCGCGCTCGCCCATGGGCTGCATGACAATCCGTTCGGCGTGCTGGGGCCGCACGACGGCTGGCTGCGCGTCTTCGTGCCCGGTGCGTCGGCAGTGGAGGCGCTGGACCCGGACGGCGACCGGACGGCCCTGACGGAACAGGCGCAGGGCCTGTTCATCGGCCGCGTGCCGTATGCGCAGGCCGGCGACGGGGCCTCCTACCGCGTGGCGATCCAATGGCCGGCGGCCGAGCAGACCACCGCCGACCCGTACGCCTTCGGCGCGCTGCTCGACGACGGCACGCTGCAACGGCTGGCGCAAGGCGCCTGGCACGAGGCTGGCGAGGCGCTGGGCGCGCATCTGGTCGAGGTCGACGGTGTGACCGGCCTGCGCTGCGCGGTCTGGGCGCCCAACGCCCGGCGGGTTGCGGTGGCGGGCGACTTCAACGGCTGGGACGCACGCCGGCACGGCATGCGGCTGCGCCATGCGGCCGGCGTCTGGGAAATCTTCATCCCGGGCGTGCGCCCCGGCGAGCGCTACAAGTTCGCCATCACCGACCGCAACGGCAATCAGTTCATGAAGGCCGATCCGATGGCGCGGCGCAGCGAGATGGCGCCGGCCACGGCCTCCATCGTGGACGATCCCGCGCCCTACACCTGGACCGACGACGACTGGATGCAGGGGCGCGGCGCACGCCAGTCGCCCGATGCGCCCGTCTCCATTTACGAGGTCCACGCCGGCTCCTGGGCAGGTTGCGAATCGGGTGTCTGCGGCTGGGACCAGCTGGCCGACAAGCTGCCCGGCTACGCCCGCGCCATGGGATTCACGCATCTTGAACTGATGCCGATCATGGAGCATCCGTTCGGGGGCTCGTGGGGCTATCAACCGCTGGGCATGTTTGCGCCCACCGCGCGCTACGGCCCGCCCGAAGCCTTCGCGCGCTTCATCGACCGCTGCCACGCCGCGGGCATCGGCGTCATCCTGGATTGGGTGCCCGCGCACTTCCCGGACGACGCGCACGGGCTGGCCGCCTTCGACGGCACCTCGCTCTATGAATACGAGGACCCGCGCGAGGGCTACCACCCCGACTGGCACACCATGGTCTACAACCTGGGCCGCAACGAGGTGAAGGCCTTCATGATCGCCAGCGCCATGCACTGGCTGCGGCGCTTTCACATCGACGGGCTGCGCGTGGACGCCGTGGCGTCGATGCTCTATCGCGACTACAGCCGCCAGCCCGGCGAATGGATACCCAACCGCTATGGCGGCCGCGAGAATCTGGAGGCCGTTCAATTCCTGCAGGAACTGAACGACACGGTGCGCGCCGAGGTGCCGGACGCGATCATGGTGGCCGAGGAATCCACCGCCTGGCCCGGCGTGACGGCGCCCGTGTCCGAGGGCGGCCTGGGCTTTCACTACAAATGGAACATGGGCTGGATGCACGACACGCTGCGCTATCTGTCGCAGGATCCCATCCATCGCCGCTACCACCACCACGACATCACCTTCGGCATGGTGTATGCCTTCAGCGAGCGCTTCATCCTGCCGCTGTCGCACGACGAAGTGGTGCACGGCAAGGGGTCGTTGCTGGGCAAAATGCCGGGCGACACGCAGACCCGCCAAGCCAATCTGCGCGCGTACTACGGCTTCATGTGGGCCCACCCCGGCAAGAAGCTGCTGTTCATGGGCGGCGAATTGGCCCAGCCCACCGAATGGAACCACGACGCCACGCTGAACTGGAACCTGCTGGACAACGCCGGGCACCTGGGCATTCAGCGCCTGGTGGCCGACCTGAACCGGCTGTACCGCGACGTGCCCGCCCTGCATGCGCGGGATGCGGATCCGTCGGGATTCGCGTGGACGATCCTGGACGACCAGGACAACAGCGTCGTTGCCTTCATCCGCACGGATGGTCAGCAGCAGGTGCTGGTGGTGTCGAACTTCACGCCGGTCACCCGGCACGATTACCGCATTGGCGTTCCGCGCGCCGGCCGTTGGGCCGAGCGGCTGAACACCGACGCGTCCCATTACGGCGGGTCCGGCCAGGGCAACCAGGGCGGGACTCACACCGGCGACATGGCTGCCCATGGGCAGCCGCAGGCCCTGTCGCTGACCCTGCCGCCTCTTTCGACCCTCTTCCTGATGCACGAAGGCTGA
- the glgX gene encoding glycogen debranching protein GlgX — protein MDPSQLTRITGGQPTPLGATSDGLGVNFAVFSAHATRIELCIFDPKGRKELRRFDLPECTDEIWHGYLPDAQPGLLYGYRAHGPYDPQNGHRFNPHKLLLDPYARQLSGPLHWSPALFGYRMNHSRLDLTLDRRDSAPAMPKAIVADEVPFNWGNSKAPCTSWNDTTIYEVHVRGASMQREDLRQPLRGTCAALADPHFIEHLQRLGVTAVELLPVYAFLQDHFLTERGLRNYWGYSTLSYFAPEPGYLMQHPNELRLAIRRLHAAGIEVILDVVYNHTCEGNEMGPTLSWRGLDNASYYRLMPGEERYYINDTGCGNTVNMSHPRVLQMVTDSLRYWATSYGVDGFRFDLGVTLGREGNGYDPGSGFFDVILQDPVLSKLKLISEPWDIGPDGYQLGNHPPGFAEWNDKFRDTTRRFWRGDEGMRGDMAARLCGSRDIFDRRHRRPWSTINYVASHDGFTLADIVSYDGRHNEANGEDGNDGHSENFSHNWGAEGATDDPQILETRGRVQRALLGSAMLSDGTPMLLAGDEFGNSQEGNNNAYCQDNAISWLDWTQAQSDAGRALSRYVGRLTALRRAHPSVRSARYGDAGQEIVPGIPAISWFDASGAQLDGPAWEAEQERVMGLRRAAQRPEGGADVTLLLMNPTHEAVTFTLPEPGLAWSLELDSDKPAAPAPWDEPAVTVAPHSLVLLAQREESGDAP, from the coding sequence ATGGATCCGTCCCAACTGACCCGTATCACCGGCGGCCAGCCGACACCGCTGGGCGCCACCAGCGACGGCCTCGGCGTGAACTTTGCCGTGTTCTCGGCGCACGCCACCCGCATCGAGCTGTGCATCTTCGACCCCAAGGGCCGCAAGGAACTGCGGCGCTTCGACCTGCCCGAATGCACGGATGAAATCTGGCATGGGTACCTGCCGGATGCGCAGCCCGGCCTGCTGTATGGCTACCGGGCGCACGGCCCGTACGATCCCCAGAACGGGCACCGCTTCAATCCGCACAAGCTGCTGCTGGACCCGTACGCCCGCCAACTGAGCGGACCGCTGCACTGGAGCCCCGCCCTCTTTGGCTACCGCATGAATCACTCGCGGCTTGACCTGACCCTGGACCGCCGCGACAGCGCGCCCGCCATGCCCAAGGCCATCGTGGCCGATGAAGTCCCGTTCAACTGGGGCAATAGCAAGGCGCCGTGCACGTCGTGGAACGACACCACCATCTACGAGGTCCATGTGCGCGGCGCCTCGATGCAGCGCGAAGACCTGCGCCAGCCGCTGCGCGGCACCTGCGCCGCCCTGGCCGATCCGCATTTCATCGAGCATCTGCAACGCCTGGGCGTGACGGCGGTGGAACTGCTGCCGGTGTATGCCTTCCTGCAGGATCACTTCCTGACCGAACGCGGCCTGCGCAATTACTGGGGGTACAGCACGCTATCGTACTTCGCGCCCGAGCCCGGCTACCTGATGCAGCACCCCAACGAGTTGCGGCTCGCCATCCGCCGCCTGCACGCGGCAGGCATCGAGGTCATTCTTGACGTGGTGTACAACCACACCTGCGAAGGCAACGAGATGGGGCCGACCTTGTCCTGGCGCGGCCTGGACAACGCCAGCTACTACCGCCTCATGCCGGGCGAAGAGCGCTACTACATCAACGACACCGGCTGCGGCAACACGGTCAATATGTCGCATCCGCGCGTGCTGCAGATGGTGACCGACTCCCTGCGCTATTGGGCCACTTCGTATGGCGTGGACGGCTTTCGCTTCGACCTGGGCGTGACGCTGGGGCGTGAAGGCAACGGCTACGACCCCGGCTCGGGGTTCTTTGACGTCATCCTGCAGGACCCGGTCCTGTCCAAGCTCAAGCTGATCTCCGAGCCGTGGGACATCGGCCCGGACGGCTATCAGCTCGGCAACCATCCGCCCGGGTTCGCGGAATGGAACGACAAGTTCCGCGACACCACCCGCCGCTTCTGGCGCGGTGACGAGGGCATGCGCGGCGACATGGCGGCCCGGCTGTGCGGGTCGCGCGACATCTTCGACCGCCGCCATCGCCGACCCTGGTCCACCATCAATTACGTGGCTTCGCACGACGGCTTCACGTTGGCCGACATCGTCAGCTACGACGGCCGCCACAACGAGGCCAACGGCGAGGACGGCAACGACGGCCATTCCGAGAACTTCAGCCATAACTGGGGCGCCGAAGGCGCCACCGACGACCCGCAGATCCTGGAGACGCGCGGCCGCGTGCAGCGCGCGCTGCTGGGATCGGCCATGCTGTCCGACGGCACGCCGATGCTGCTGGCCGGCGACGAATTCGGCAACAGCCAGGAAGGCAACAACAACGCCTACTGCCAGGACAACGCCATTTCGTGGCTGGACTGGACGCAGGCGCAAAGCGACGCCGGCCGCGCGCTCAGCCGTTATGTTGGCCGCCTGACCGCGTTGCGCCGCGCGCATCCCAGCGTGCGCAGCGCCCGCTACGGCGATGCCGGCCAGGAGATCGTGCCGGGGATCCCCGCGATTTCCTGGTTCGACGCTTCCGGCGCGCAACTGGACGGCCCGGCCTGGGAAGCGGAGCAGGAACGCGTAATGGGCTTGCGCCGCGCCGCGCAGCGCCCCGAAGGCGGCGCCGACGTGACGCTGCTGCTGATGAACCCCACGCACGAAGCGGTGACCTTCACGCTGCCGGAGCCCGGGCTGGCGTGGTCGCTGGAACTCGATTCGGACAAGCCCGCCGCGCCCGCGCCGTGGGACGAGCCGGCCGTAACCGTCGCCCCGCACAGTCTGGTCCTGTTGGCCCAGCGTGAGGAATCCGGAGACGCGCCATGA
- the treY gene encoding malto-oligosyltrehalose synthase, whose product MSAPQATARLQLHAGFTLDDACAQVDYYADLGVSHLYLSPITRARQGSTHGYDVIDHAIVSPELGGEPALLRLASAARARGLGLIADIVPNHMAANPANAWWRDVLAHGPASAFAAYFDIEWNPLTPALRNKVLLPILGDPYGASLEHGAITPQWDTGASSPELDVHGQRFPLTPSSVPRGAERQAWLREHDPAQPAGRQRLHELLERQHYRLAWWRTAPDQINWRRFFEISELVGVRVEDEGVFDDVHALVLRLYAQGVLDGLRIDHIDGLATPGGYLRRLSARLADANANRPAALRQEQPYLVVEKILAHDEALDPRWLTDGTTGYDFMDQVSAVLHDPQAEAPLQAFWRTLTGDDRDAAEQLRAARVRMLARHFPAERQALVRCLEQIAARDVRTRDWTATAIDRALSALLAAFPVYRTYAEDEGRNPADAQQREVAVQGAATAMAAREGSADATLLAQLAQWLNGETDHPTALRRFQQLTPPLAAKALEDTLFYRYGPLLSRNEVGASPACFSLSAEDFHAACAARARTHPRAMLATATHDHKRGEDTRMRLAVLTEMPERWQEAARGWIDALPGGMTRADRYMLIQTLIGAWPCEWRADPPDWSPDALQAWLDRIGQWQEKALREAKLHTSWTDQDPTYEAAAKECLAWLGGDPEGRRVLASIAAFALEIAPAGMVNSFTQTLLRNTLPGVPDLYQGTDLWDFSLVDPDNRRPVDYALRAKLLADGSRDVAIDLSESAWRTGAVKQALIHRLLLARQRTPAPFTGGQFHSVAAEGAQAGHVLAYVRQHDGQTALIVAARTCALHLAGYALGDAAGARAFWAGTTLQLPAGSPGLSLHDALTGRRVRTDAGGLLPITELLRDGPAVLCLSA is encoded by the coding sequence TTGAGCGCACCGCAGGCCACCGCCCGCCTGCAGCTGCACGCAGGCTTCACGCTCGACGACGCGTGCGCGCAGGTGGACTACTACGCAGACCTGGGCGTCAGTCACCTGTATCTATCGCCCATCACGCGCGCGCGGCAGGGCTCCACCCACGGCTACGACGTCATCGACCACGCCATCGTCAGCCCCGAACTGGGCGGCGAGCCCGCCCTGCTCCGCCTGGCCAGCGCCGCGCGGGCGCGCGGCCTTGGCCTCATCGCGGACATCGTGCCCAACCACATGGCGGCAAATCCCGCCAACGCCTGGTGGCGCGACGTACTGGCCCATGGTCCCGCCAGCGCATTCGCGGCCTACTTCGATATCGAATGGAACCCGCTCACGCCGGCGCTGCGCAACAAGGTGCTGCTGCCCATCCTTGGCGACCCGTACGGCGCATCGCTGGAACACGGCGCCATCACGCCGCAATGGGACACCGGCGCGTCGTCCCCCGAGCTGGACGTGCATGGACAGCGCTTTCCGCTGACCCCGTCGTCCGTGCCGCGCGGCGCGGAGCGCCAGGCGTGGCTGCGCGAACATGACCCCGCGCAACCCGCCGGACGGCAGCGCCTGCATGAATTGCTGGAACGCCAGCACTACCGTCTGGCGTGGTGGCGCACCGCGCCGGACCAGATCAACTGGCGGCGCTTCTTTGAAATCAGCGAACTCGTCGGCGTGCGCGTCGAGGACGAGGGCGTGTTCGACGACGTGCACGCGCTGGTCCTGCGGCTGTACGCCCAGGGTGTGCTGGACGGTCTGCGCATCGACCATATCGACGGCCTGGCAACGCCGGGCGGGTACTTGCGCCGGTTGTCGGCACGGCTTGCCGACGCCAACGCCAACCGTCCCGCGGCGCTGCGCCAGGAGCAGCCCTACCTGGTTGTCGAAAAAATCCTGGCGCATGACGAGGCGCTGGACCCGCGATGGCTGACCGACGGCACCACGGGCTACGACTTCATGGATCAGGTAAGCGCGGTGCTGCACGACCCGCAGGCCGAGGCGCCGCTGCAGGCGTTTTGGCGCACCCTGACCGGCGACGACCGCGACGCCGCCGAGCAGCTGCGCGCGGCGCGGGTGCGCATGCTTGCCCGGCATTTCCCGGCGGAACGGCAAGCGCTCGTGCGCTGCCTGGAACAGATCGCCGCCCGCGATGTGCGCACGCGCGACTGGACCGCCACGGCGATCGACCGCGCGTTGAGCGCCCTGCTGGCCGCCTTTCCCGTCTACCGCACCTATGCGGAGGACGAGGGCCGCAATCCGGCCGACGCGCAGCAGCGAGAGGTCGCGGTTCAAGGCGCCGCGACGGCGATGGCGGCCCGCGAAGGCTCGGCCGACGCCACCTTGCTGGCGCAACTCGCGCAATGGCTCAACGGCGAAACGGACCATCCCACCGCCCTGCGCCGCTTCCAGCAGTTGACCCCGCCCCTGGCCGCCAAGGCGTTGGAAGACACGCTCTTCTACCGTTACGGACCGCTGCTGTCGCGCAACGAGGTGGGCGCGTCGCCTGCGTGCTTCAGCCTATCGGCCGAAGATTTCCATGCCGCCTGCGCGGCCCGCGCACGCACCCATCCCCGCGCCATGCTCGCCACCGCCACGCACGACCACAAGCGCGGCGAAGACACACGGATGCGGCTGGCCGTTCTGACCGAAATGCCCGAGCGCTGGCAGGAGGCCGCGCGCGGCTGGATCGACGCATTGCCCGGCGGCATGACGCGGGCAGACCGCTACATGCTCATCCAGACGCTGATCGGCGCCTGGCCCTGCGAGTGGCGTGCGGATCCCCCCGACTGGTCGCCCGACGCCCTGCAAGCGTGGCTGGACCGGATCGGCCAGTGGCAGGAAAAGGCGCTGCGCGAGGCCAAGCTGCACACCAGCTGGACCGATCAGGATCCTACGTACGAAGCTGCCGCAAAAGAATGCCTGGCGTGGCTGGGCGGCGACCCCGAAGGCCGCCGCGTGCTGGCCAGCATTGCCGCCTTCGCCCTGGAGATTGCGCCCGCGGGCATGGTCAACAGCTTCACGCAGACGCTGCTGCGCAACACCTTGCCCGGCGTGCCGGATCTGTATCAGGGAACCGATCTGTGGGATTTCAGCCTGGTCGATCCGGACAACCGCAGGCCGGTCGACTACGCGTTGCGTGCGAAGCTGCTCGCTGACGGATCACGCGATGTGGCAATAGACCTGTCCGAATCGGCGTGGCGCACCGGCGCGGTCAAGCAGGCGCTGATCCACCGGCTGCTTCTGGCCCGCCAGCGCACCCCTGCGCCCTTCACGGGTGGGCAGTTCCACTCGGTCGCGGCCGAAGGCGCCCAAGCCGGCCACGTGCTGGCGTATGTGCGGCAACACGATGGTCAGACGGCCCTCATCGTCGCGGCACGGACTTGTGCCCTGCATTTGGCCGGGTATGCGCTTGGCGACGCGGCTGGGGCGCGCGCGTTCTGGGCCGGCACGACGCTGCAAT
- the treZ gene encoding malto-oligosyltrehalose trehalohydrolase, with amino-acid sequence MTHSYSYGAIPLESGVTRFRLWAPSAPPSLALEVEGHPPIPMRPGPDGYAQADVDCPPGTRYHYRLDEHTVMPDPASRLQDGDVHGDSIVVQPGAYRWRHPEWTGRPWEETVIYEVHAGLAGGYSGLISRLPALADMGITMLELMPIADFPGERNWGYDGVLPYAPDTAYGSPDDLKRLIDAAHGHGMGVMLDVVYNHFGPDGNYLSGYAAPFFRTDIDTPWGAAIDFRQEAVSTYFKENALYWLTEYRFDGLRLDAVHAIAGHEWLHEMARFVRDGVSAERHVHLVVENDDNRASLLRGDFEAQWNDDAHHVLHHLLTGESRGYYADYAEAPAQALARCLAEGWVYQGQPSAYRGGQPRGERSADLPPTAFVLFLQNHDQTGNRARGERLIALVDNTQRLRAAVALQLLSPQIPLIFMGEERGSRTPFLYFTSHTDPELAQAVRDGRQREFSAFPEFAGDSPAAKLPDPNDESTYHASSPWQDEPDAAEWMRDYSALLQLRARSIAPRLPGAVSLGASAVGDRSVFARWELADGARLTVYTNLGPIPQTVPESLMPGPDVFATLLFESPAGGRDRLAQGELCPDCTVWLLEEPA; translated from the coding sequence ATGACGCATTCGTATTCCTATGGCGCGATTCCGCTGGAAAGCGGCGTCACGCGCTTTCGGCTATGGGCGCCCAGCGCCCCGCCCAGCCTAGCGCTGGAGGTCGAGGGCCATCCGCCCATTCCGATGCGGCCCGGCCCGGACGGCTACGCGCAGGCCGACGTGGACTGCCCGCCCGGCACGCGCTACCACTATCGGCTGGACGAGCACACCGTCATGCCCGATCCCGCTTCGCGCTTGCAGGACGGCGACGTGCATGGCGACAGCATCGTCGTGCAGCCGGGCGCGTACCGCTGGCGCCACCCGGAATGGACCGGCCGCCCGTGGGAAGAAACGGTCATCTACGAGGTCCACGCGGGTCTGGCCGGCGGCTACTCGGGCCTGATCTCCCGGTTGCCGGCACTGGCGGACATGGGCATCACCATGCTGGAACTCATGCCCATCGCCGATTTTCCGGGCGAACGGAATTGGGGCTATGACGGCGTACTGCCGTACGCGCCCGATACGGCGTACGGCTCGCCAGACGACCTGAAGCGCCTGATCGACGCGGCGCATGGCCATGGCATGGGCGTGATGCTGGACGTCGTCTACAACCACTTCGGCCCGGACGGCAATTATCTGTCCGGCTACGCCGCGCCCTTCTTCCGCACCGACATAGACACCCCGTGGGGCGCGGCCATCGACTTTCGCCAGGAAGCCGTCAGCACGTACTTCAAGGAGAACGCGCTGTACTGGCTGACCGAATACCGCTTCGACGGCCTGCGGCTGGACGCCGTGCATGCCATCGCCGGGCACGAGTGGCTGCACGAAATGGCCCGCTTCGTGCGCGACGGGGTCTCGGCCGAGCGCCACGTGCATCTGGTCGTGGAAAACGACGACAACCGCGCCAGCCTGCTGCGCGGCGACTTCGAGGCGCAATGGAACGACGATGCGCACCACGTGCTGCACCATCTGCTGACCGGCGAATCGCGCGGCTATTACGCCGACTACGCCGAAGCGCCCGCGCAGGCGCTGGCGCGCTGCCTGGCCGAAGGGTGGGTGTACCAGGGCCAGCCCTCGGCCTATCGCGGCGGCCAGCCGCGCGGCGAGCGCAGCGCGGACCTGCCGCCGACCGCCTTCGTGCTGTTCCTGCAGAACCATGACCAGACCGGCAACCGCGCCCGCGGTGAACGGCTGATCGCGCTGGTCGACAATACCCAGCGCTTGCGCGCGGCCGTGGCGCTGCAATTGCTCTCGCCGCAGATCCCCTTGATCTTCATGGGCGAGGAACGCGGATCGCGCACCCCGTTCCTGTATTTCACGAGCCATACCGATCCCGAACTGGCGCAGGCCGTGCGCGACGGCAGGCAGCGCGAATTCTCTGCCTTTCCCGAATTCGCGGGCGATTCGCCCGCTGCGAAGTTGCCCGACCCGAACGACGAATCCACTTACCACGCCAGCTCTCCCTGGCAGGACGAGCCGGATGCGGCGGAGTGGATGCGCGACTATTCGGCGCTGCTGCAATTGCGGGCGCGGTCGATTGCGCCACGCCTGCCAGGCGCGGTCAGCCTGGGCGCTTCGGCGGTGGGCGACCGCAGCGTGTTCGCCCGCTGGGAGCTGGCCGATGGCGCCCGGCTGACGGTCTACACGAATCTGGGACCCATACCGCAGACGGTGCCGGAATCGCTCATGCCCGGGCCGGACGTCTTCGCCACCCTGCTCTTCGAATCACCTGCAGGCGGGCGCGACCGCCTTGCGCAAGGTGAGCTGTGTCCGGATTGCACCGTCTGGCTGCTGGAGGAACCGGCATGA